The Pelagibacterium halotolerans B2 nucleotide sequence CAGACGAGCCAAATCGTACCGCCGGGTACGGTTGCGCCTCGCGCGACGGACCGGCGCCTGTGTGGGAGATAAAGTCATGGACAAGTTCACGACATTGACGGGCGTTGCCGCGCCCATGCCGATCATCAATATCGACACCGACATGATCATCCCCAAACAATATCTCAAGACCATCAAGCGCACCGGTCTGGGCACGGCGCTGTTCGCCGAGATGCGCTACAATGAGGATGGCAGCGAAAAGGCAGATTTCGTTCTCAACAAGCCCGCCTACCGCGCCTCCAAAATCGTCATCGCCGGCGACAATTTCGGCTGCGGATCGTCGCGCGAACACGCCCCCTGGGCGCTGCTCGATTTCGGCATCAAATGCGTCATCTCCACGAGCTTTGCCGACATTTTCTACAATAACTGCTTCAAGAACGGCATCCTGCCCATCGTCGTCACCCCCCAACAGCTCGAAATGCTGCTCGACGACGCCGATCGCGGCTCGAACGCCACGCTGACCGTCGATCTGGAAAACCAGACGATTTCCGGCCCCGATGGCGGCACGATCACATTCGATATCGACCCGGGTCGCAAGCAGGTGCTGCTCGAAGGGCTCGACGACATCGCCATGACGCTCAAGAAAGACGAGACCATCGGCGGTTTCGAAAGCAAATTGGCCGAAGACAGGCCTTGGGTATAAAGGGCCCGATGCCGATGTCGCTCACCAGTCCCCAGATCGGCTTTATATCGGCGGGGATCGCATTGACGCTGGTGCTGGCGGTGATGGTCCCCACGCTCACCCCGCTGGTGCCGCCCTTTGCCGGATATGGTGGAACTCTAGTGCTGTATTGGGTCGGGTTCTGTCTGCCGGTATTTTTCATCTTTGTGCCGGCCCATCGGCGCCGGGCTCTGTTCAGCCTGACCCTTGAGAGCCGAGATCGCTGGATTCCGTTCGCCATCGGCGTACAGGTTCTGGCGGTGGCGATCGGGGCATTTGTACCCGTTGTCGGTGCGCTCACCCTCGTGGCACTGGCGATCGCGGGCGCCATGGCGCTGGTCAATGGTGTGCTGGAGGAGGCCGCTTGGCGCGGGACAGTGATCGAAGTGTTCGCGGACCGGCCCGTTGTCGGGTTTGCCATCAGTTGGGTGCTGTTTACGCTTTGGCATGTGCCTTTGGCGATGGCCGCAGGCACCGTCTATCCCAGTGGCCCGGCTGCGCTGATCGGCGGCGCGGCGGGGCTGGGGCTGTTCTGGAGCCTTATTGCATGGCGCACGCGTGCCATCGGCTGGATCAGCCTTGCCCATGTGGGCACCAACTTTTTTGCGTTTTCCGCCCTCAACGTGGAGAACGGCTGGGTCTGATACCCGTGCCCACTCACCAGAACCCTTAAAATCCGAAAGGTTTAAACCGCTCCATGGCCTCCAACACCCTTTTCCTCCTCCCCGGCGACGGCATCGGCACCGAGATCATGGCCGAGGTCGAAAAGCTCATCGCCCATCTCAATGGCAGCGGCGCGACCGATTTCGCCTATGACAAGGGCCTTGTCGGCGGCTGCGCCTATGATGCGCACGGGGTGGCCATTTCCGAAGAGGATATGGGCAAGGCGCTGGCCGCCGATGCGGTGATCTTTGGCGCGGTGGGCGGGCCGAAATGGGACGACGTGCCCTATGATGTGCGCCCCGAGGCGGGGCTGTTGCGCCTGCGCAAGGATCTGGGCCTGTTCGCCAATCTGCGCCCTGCCATCTGCTATTCGGCGCTCGCCGATGCCTCCTCGCTCAAAAAGGAACTGGTCGAAGGGCTCGATATCCTGATCGTGCGCGAATTGACCGGCGGGGTCTATTTCGGCGAACCCAAGGAAATCACCGATCTGGGCAATGGCCAGAAGCGTGCCGTCGACACCCAGGTTTACGAGAGCTATGAGATCGACCGTATCGCCCGCGTCGCTTTCGATCTGGCCATGACGCGCGGCAAAAAGGTCCATTCGGCCGACAAGAAGAACGTCATGAAGTCGGGCGTGTTGTGGGACGAGGTGGTCAAGCAGGCGGGCCGGGATTATCCCGAAATCGATCTGCACCATATCCTTGCCGATAACGCCGCCATGCAGCTCGTGCGCAATCCCAAACAGTTCGACGTGATGGTCACCGATAACCTCTTCGGCGATATTCTCTCGGACGCCGCCGCCATGCTGACCGGCTCGCTGGGCATGCTGCCCTCGGCCTCGCTGGGCGCTCCCGATCCCGCCACCGGCAAGCGCAAGGCGCTGTACGAGCCCGTGCACGGCTCGGCCCCCGATATCGCCGGGCAGGGCATCGCCAACCCCATCGCCATGTTCGCGTCCTTCGCCATGGCGCTGCGCTATTCGTTCGGCATGGTCGATCTGGCAGGCAAACTGGAAACGGCGATTTCCGACGTCCTCGAAGACGGCTTGCGCACCGGCGACATCATGCAGACCGGCTGCCGCAAGGTGACCACCAGCGAAATGGGCGACGCGATCATCGCGAAGCTGGGGTAGAGCCAGCCGTTAACCGCCACGCTGTCATCCCGGCCTTGAGCCGGGACCCCGCAAGCGGCAAAGTCGGCGGATTGGATGGCCGCCGCACGGCATCGGCTGAAGTGCTGGGGGTACTGGATCCCGGCTCAGGGCCGGAATGACAGCGGTGCGAGAGGGAACGGCACCGCGCGCCCTGTCGCTAGAGCATTTCCGCTCTTCTTCGAATCGCTTCAATTGCTCTAAGTCCCTGATTTGGCGCGTTTCCGAACCGAATAAGTGGTATCCACTTATTCTGGAAACGCTCTTGCTAAGCCTCCCAAATCCCCTTGAGCAGCCGTTAGCGCCTTCGCCGCCTACCGCAATCACGGTCTTGGAAACCTTCGTCTAAAGCCCATCGTGAGGGCGTTGGTGGGTGCCGACCTCATGCCAGGTGCCCTTGAGGGCGGCGCGCACCTCTTCGGGGTCCAAGCCGGCATCCTCTAGGAGCCGTGGATGATGACGCGCCAGGCGGGCCAGTTCGAACAGATGCTTTTGATGGTCCATCCATCTGGTGAGGAGACCGAAATCGGGTGCGGGAACGCGCAACGCGATGGGCCCGGTCCAGACGTGGGGCGTCAGAAGTTTCACAAGGTTGGGAATCGCCATTGGACATCACTCCGACAGACATAATGAATCGATTCAATCCTCGGACGAAACAGAAATTGAATCGATTCAAGACTGGATGCTGCATGGCTCCGAGTCAAGCAAAACTTGAATCGGTTCAATCCATGCGCGATAGTGATTTCGTCAGAATGTTGCGGCAAAGGACGAGGAATGGGTAAGGGCAAGGACGCCAGGCTGTCCGACGTGGCGAGGGCCGCCGGGGTCTCGCAGGGGACGGTGTCCAATGTCTTCAACCGACCGCAACTGGTGCGCGCCGAGGTGCGCGAGCAGGTCAGACTGGCTGCCGAAAGGCTCGGCTATGGCGGGCCCGACCCCAAGGGACGGCTGTTGCGGGCGGGCAAGGTCAATGCCATTGGCGTGGCAACGTCCGAGCAGCTTGGCTATTTTTTCGAGGACCCGTTTGCGCGTACCCTCATGCAGGGGATAACCGAGGCATGCGACGCCAACGGTACGGGCATCTCGCTCGTTTCGGCAATCCCGGACGAAGCTCTTGCCTGGAACATGCACAACGCGCTTGTCGATGGGTTCATCCTGTTCTGCCTTGTCGGTGCGGACAGGCTGATTGCCCATTCGCGCGAGCGCAAGCTGCCCTTCGTTGCTCTGGCCTTTGGCGAAACCGACGAGTCCATCTCCATTATCGGGATCGACAATGTCGCGGGTGCGCGGCTGGCGGCCCATCATCTTGTCGATCTCGGGCACAGGCGGTTCGCAGTCCTTGCTCTCGAGTTTGAAAGTGGACGAGCGGGACCCGCCGGCCTCGCCGACGTGGAGACAGCGATCTACCCCGCGCCCCGGGAGCGCCTGCGGGGCTATTTCGAAGTCCTGACGGGCGCCGGCATCGATGTCGCGACCGTACCGATCTACAATACGCTCAACGACGCTGAGACCGTTGCGGCCGGGCTCGAATATATTTTTTCGCTTGAAGAGAAGCCTACAGCCATTCTGGCTCAATCGGACAGGATCGCATTGGAGGCGATGACCTGGCTACGCCGTCACGGCTACGCCGTTCCGGGCGATGTCTCGGTTGTCGGCTTTGACGGCGTGCCCGAGGCCGCGCTCTCCGAGCCGCCCCTGACCACCATCAGCCAGCCGATAACCGAGCTCGGCCGGCGTGCCGTCAACGCCATCCTCAACCCGCAGGCCAAGCCGGTTCAGGAATATCTCGAAATCGAATTGAGCGTGCGCGGCTCGACGGCCGCGCCGCGGTCATGAGCGTGCCCGCACGCCCACTCATGCATCCCAGATCTGCTTGAGCAGCCGGTAGCTTTCCAGCCGCTTGTCATAATCGTGGATGGTTGTTGAAACCATGACCTCGTCGGCATTGGTTTCAACCACCTTCTCGGCGATTTTCGCCTTCACCGTTTCGGGGCTCCCCACGATCCAGAGGTTGGATTGCGTCTCGACAAAAGCCCGTTCCTGTTCGGTCCAGGGATAGGCGTCGGACTCCTCGGGCGGTGCGATCTTTTGCGGGTCGTTGGCGCGCAGGCGCAGCCAGGTCAGTTCCATCGATTTCGAAAGGTGTTTGGCCTCCTCGTCGGTCGGGGCGCAGATCACCGCGACGCACAGGATGGCGTGCGGGGTGGCAAACTGGTCCGACGGCCTGAAGCTGCGGCGATAGGCGTCGAAGGCCGGTCCGACCGGGGTGGGGGAAAAGTGCGATGCGAACGCATAGCCGATGCCATATTGCCCGGCCATCTGCGCCGACGCGCCCGAGGACCCCAAAAGCCAGATCGGGGGCAGGGCGATTTCAGCGGGCACCACCTTGACGCGCGCCAGCGGGTGATCGTCGGGGAACCCGCCGCGCTCATAGGCCAGCATCTCGGCGAATTCGTGCGGGAAATCCTCGCCATTGGTCGAGCGCAGGGCGCGCAGGGTCAGCCCGTCCGAGCCGCCGGCCCGCCCGATCCCCAGATCGATGCGGCCGGGATAGAGCCCCTCGAGGGTGCGATAGGTTTCAACGACCCGCAACGGAACGTGGTTGGGCAGCATCACCCCGCCTGCGCCGACATTGATGCGCTTTGTGTGCGCGGCCGCGTGGGCGATCAATATGTCGGGGGCCGATGAGGCGATCGAAGCCATGCCGTGATGTTCGGCGTACCAGAGGCGCACAAACCCCATCTCGTCGCCCAGCCGGGCCAGATCGAGTGTTTTGGCGAGCGCCTCTTGGGTGGAATAGCCTTGCGAGATCGGCGCAAGGTCCTGGATGGAAAGCGGGGGCAAAGTCATTTTGCCAAGATGGGAGAAGGCGCGCTCAGGTTCAAGCGCGCCTTTATCGGTATTTTGCGATTTATTTGAGAAAGCTTACGCCGCTTTCTGGTTGAGCTGGTCTTCGCCCAGCCGCATCAGCTTGTTGTCTGCGTCTTTTTCCTCGGCCAACGTCTCGCGCAGATGGGCCAGAACCTCTTCGTGCCCCAGTTCCTTGGCCCAGGAGACCAGCGTGCCGTAGCGGGTGATCTCGTAATGCTCGACGGCCTGGCCGGCGGCGATCAGCGCTGCATCCTTGGTCTTGGCGTTGGAAATTTCCCCGATCAGCTCCTCGGCCTCCTCGATGATCCCTTCGATGGCCGGGCACTCCTCGGCCTCGGGTTTTTCACCGAGAATCTTGAACACGGCGTCGAGGCGGCTGACATGGGTCCTGGTTTCCTCCAGATGCTCCTCGAAGGCCTTCTTGAGCGGAGCGGCGCCGGCTTCCTTGACCATTGTGGGGAGTTTTCTCACGATCAGGTTCTCGGCGAAATAGACGTCCTGAAGCGTGTGGATGAACAGATCCTGTAGCGAAGAAATCGACATGATGGTAAGTCTCCGTTGGTGGTGCCGGAGAACGGGAATCGGGGGCGTCCTGTTCCAGGCGGAACGATGGCGCCCGGCGCAGGGGCGCAAAACGGGGTTTTGGAGTTGTCATGCGTAAATCTGTGATAGCCGCGCTCGGCGCGCTGATGATCGCCAGCCCGGTTGCCGCCCAGGATATCGCACTCGATGAATTGCGGGCCGGCGTCTTTTATCACTCGGCCTATAGCGGCTTCCTGCCCACCGGCGACAATTGGGATTTTACGCGGCTCGAAAACGTCAAGTTCTCGGCCCTTTTCACATCGCCCGATATCGAGGCGTTCCGCTGGATCGGCTCGCCCCGGCCCGAGATTGGCGCGACCCTCAATCTCAAAGGCCGCGAAAACCTCATCCACGCCAATCTCAACTGGCAGATCCCCGTGTTCGACACCCCGCTCTATCTCGAGCTTGGCTTTGGCGCCGCGATCACCGACGGCGCCTTGTCCGGCGCCACCCGGCCGGCCCGCAATTTCGGCTGTTCGTTCAATTTCTACGACGCGGCCGGCATCGGGGCCAATGTCAGTGACAATGTCACGGTCACGCTGCGCTACGAGCACATCTCCAATCTCGAACTCTGCTCGCCCAATGAGGGGCTGTCCAATCTGGGCCTCATGGTCGGCGTCAAGTTCTGATCCCGCGCCGCATCGGCAGGCTGAAACTCTTTTGCGCAAACACCCGTAATTCCCCCTGTCAGCACGGCCAATGGGGCCGATGCTCAATCGTTCCCAAAAGGGGGGATCATCATGCTCAAATTCGTTTCCGCGCTTGCGCTCGGTGTCGCCGTCTCGTTCGGCGCCTCCAGTGCCATTTTCGCCCAGGACAATCCCATGGTCG carries:
- the leuD gene encoding 3-isopropylmalate dehydratase small subunit encodes the protein MDKFTTLTGVAAPMPIINIDTDMIIPKQYLKTIKRTGLGTALFAEMRYNEDGSEKADFVLNKPAYRASKIVIAGDNFGCGSSREHAPWALLDFGIKCVISTSFADIFYNNCFKNGILPIVVTPQQLEMLLDDADRGSNATLTVDLENQTISGPDGGTITFDIDPGRKQVLLEGLDDIAMTLKKDETIGGFESKLAEDRPWV
- a CDS encoding CPBP family intramembrane glutamic endopeptidase; amino-acid sequence: MSLTSPQIGFISAGIALTLVLAVMVPTLTPLVPPFAGYGGTLVLYWVGFCLPVFFIFVPAHRRRALFSLTLESRDRWIPFAIGVQVLAVAIGAFVPVVGALTLVALAIAGAMALVNGVLEEAAWRGTVIEVFADRPVVGFAISWVLFTLWHVPLAMAAGTVYPSGPAALIGGAAGLGLFWSLIAWRTRAIGWISLAHVGTNFFAFSALNVENGWV
- the leuB gene encoding 3-isopropylmalate dehydrogenase — encoded protein: MASNTLFLLPGDGIGTEIMAEVEKLIAHLNGSGATDFAYDKGLVGGCAYDAHGVAISEEDMGKALAADAVIFGAVGGPKWDDVPYDVRPEAGLLRLRKDLGLFANLRPAICYSALADASSLKKELVEGLDILIVRELTGGVYFGEPKEITDLGNGQKRAVDTQVYESYEIDRIARVAFDLAMTRGKKVHSADKKNVMKSGVLWDEVVKQAGRDYPEIDLHHILADNAAMQLVRNPKQFDVMVTDNLFGDILSDAAAMLTGSLGMLPSASLGAPDPATGKRKALYEPVHGSAPDIAGQGIANPIAMFASFAMALRYSFGMVDLAGKLETAISDVLEDGLRTGDIMQTGCRKVTTSEMGDAIIAKLG
- a CDS encoding LacI family DNA-binding transcriptional regulator — encoded protein: MGKGKDARLSDVARAAGVSQGTVSNVFNRPQLVRAEVREQVRLAAERLGYGGPDPKGRLLRAGKVNAIGVATSEQLGYFFEDPFARTLMQGITEACDANGTGISLVSAIPDEALAWNMHNALVDGFILFCLVGADRLIAHSRERKLPFVALAFGETDESISIIGIDNVAGARLAAHHLVDLGHRRFAVLALEFESGRAGPAGLADVETAIYPAPRERLRGYFEVLTGAGIDVATVPIYNTLNDAETVAAGLEYIFSLEEKPTAILAQSDRIALEAMTWLRRHGYAVPGDVSVVGFDGVPEAALSEPPLTTISQPITELGRRAVNAILNPQAKPVQEYLEIELSVRGSTAAPRS
- a CDS encoding LLM class flavin-dependent oxidoreductase yields the protein MTLPPLSIQDLAPISQGYSTQEALAKTLDLARLGDEMGFVRLWYAEHHGMASIASSAPDILIAHAAAHTKRINVGAGGVMLPNHVPLRVVETYRTLEGLYPGRIDLGIGRAGGSDGLTLRALRSTNGEDFPHEFAEMLAYERGGFPDDHPLARVKVVPAEIALPPIWLLGSSGASAQMAGQYGIGYAFASHFSPTPVGPAFDAYRRSFRPSDQFATPHAILCVAVICAPTDEEAKHLSKSMELTWLRLRANDPQKIAPPEESDAYPWTEQERAFVETQSNLWIVGSPETVKAKIAEKVVETNADEVMVSTTIHDYDKRLESYRLLKQIWDA
- a CDS encoding ferritin-like domain-containing protein, with protein sequence MSISSLQDLFIHTLQDVYFAENLIVRKLPTMVKEAGAAPLKKAFEEHLEETRTHVSRLDAVFKILGEKPEAEECPAIEGIIEEAEELIGEISNAKTKDAALIAAGQAVEHYEITRYGTLVSWAKELGHEEVLAHLRETLAEEKDADNKLMRLGEDQLNQKAA
- a CDS encoding acyloxyacyl hydrolase; its protein translation is MRKSVIAALGALMIASPVAAQDIALDELRAGVFYHSAYSGFLPTGDNWDFTRLENVKFSALFTSPDIEAFRWIGSPRPEIGATLNLKGRENLIHANLNWQIPVFDTPLYLELGFGAAITDGALSGATRPARNFGCSFNFYDAAGIGANVSDNVTVTLRYEHISNLELCSPNEGLSNLGLMVGVKF